Proteins found in one Phycodurus eques isolate BA_2022a chromosome 18, UOR_Pequ_1.1, whole genome shotgun sequence genomic segment:
- the ginm1 gene encoding glycoprotein integral membrane protein 1 — MAGRTVSVIFLFFVSIKRAESSPNTENILINVTAGALADTQESNNLQLRLDISVGKEEVLVNDVPVHLSGVTRFNCPALLLDSTNASSEYEGGDLVSTVTRVMVTQNRLYSDLEEVVALQVFSEVIELEGKQVQQPDMCEVKILMSPDFQKVAQMTNIYPIELSEIFRVSRDNDVVVTDPTKRRKEEQMLPQTTSQSPLKHSETTQEEIAAPGKLPETPLRMDPDLMKDLQYEEAEDRDLGQQDQIPIESSPKEFLSYSAVCRWVEDFRERLRHFCAESLPLFFLVMWVVVIGVVGSAVIVKILDLFFPTCEHKRICHLNSVTLLPDDEKHTLLENTELEEEDEMKP, encoded by the exons ATGGCAGGGCGAACCGTTTCtgttatatttctattttttgtcAGTATAAAGCGTGCCGAGTCATCGCCGAATACG GAAAATATCCTGATCAACGTGACAGCGGGGGCGTTGGCAGATACACAAGAGTCTAACAACTTGCAG CTTCGTTTGGACATCTCGGTGGGCAAGGAGGAGGTATTGGTAAACGATGTTCCTGTTCACTTGTCCGGGGTGACCAGATTCAACTGTCCAGCGCTTCTCT tggATAGCACGAATGCAAGCAGTGAGTATGAAGGTGGGGACTTGGTATCTACTGTCACCCGGGTTATGGTGACGCAGAACCGACTGTATAGTGACTTGGAAGAGGTGGTGGCTCTGCAGGTGTTTAGCGAAGTCATTGAGTTGGAGGGCAAACAG GTTCAACAGCCTGACATGTGTGAGGTGAAAATACTGATGAGCCCTGATTTCCAGAAGGTGGCTCAGATGACCAACATTTACCCCATCGAACTCAGTGAGATCTTCAGGGTTTCCAGAGACAACGACGTGGTCGTCACAGATCCAACCAAGCGTAGAAAAG AGGAGCAAATGTTGCCGCAGACGACAAGTCAGTCCCCACTGAAACACTCCGAGACGACGCAAGAGGAGATCGCAGCTCCTGGCAAACTCCCGGAGACTCCACTTCGCATGGACCCCGATCTCATGAAGGATCTCCAATATGAAGAAGCCGAAGATCGAGACCTGGGCCAACAAGACCAGATTCCAATTGAGAGTTCGCCAAAAGAATTCCTCTCATACTCG GCCGTGTGTCGCTGGGTGGAAGATTTCAGGGAGCGTTTGAGGCACTTCTGCGCCGAGTCACTGCCCCTCTTCTTCTTGGTTATGTGGGTGGTTGTCATTGGTGTCGTTGGCTCAGCGGTCATTGTCAAGATATTGGACTTGTTCTTCCCAACTTGTGAACACAA GCGTATTTGTCATCTGAACTCAGTCACTCTGTTGCCGGACGATGAGAAGCACACGCTCCTGGAGAATACAGAAttagaagaggaggatgagatGAAGCCTTAA